One genomic region from Halobacteriovorax vibrionivorans encodes:
- a CDS encoding riboflavin synthase, producing MFTGLVKEIGKVVSVRSNAEGKLIEVSSKELLPEIAIDDSVSINGACQTAVKLTDSTFVVQTVHTSLEKTTLGSLRTGDEVNLELALRASDRLGGHIVQGHVNDVGQIIQIQSRGNNYLVTIKVSPKQMKYIVKEGSITIDGISLTVAEVFKADCSFQLSIIPHTWQNTVLRNRRVQSLVNIEVDILGKYIENLLFNGARRSNGASTHNLESFLND from the coding sequence GTGTTTACAGGACTAGTAAAAGAAATAGGAAAAGTCGTAAGTGTCCGCTCAAATGCGGAAGGCAAACTTATTGAAGTAAGTTCAAAAGAACTTCTTCCAGAGATTGCTATTGATGATTCAGTATCTATCAATGGAGCATGCCAAACAGCTGTGAAGCTAACGGATTCAACATTTGTCGTGCAAACAGTTCATACGAGTCTGGAAAAGACCACTCTAGGAAGTCTTCGTACTGGTGATGAAGTTAATCTTGAATTAGCACTTCGTGCTAGTGATCGCTTGGGTGGTCACATTGTACAAGGCCATGTTAACGACGTTGGGCAGATTATCCAAATTCAAAGTCGTGGGAATAATTATTTAGTGACTATTAAAGTAAGTCCAAAGCAAATGAAATATATTGTGAAAGAAGGATCTATTACGATTGATGGAATCTCTCTAACTGTTGCTGAAGTTTTTAAAGCCGATTGTTCATTCCAACTTTCAATTATTCCACATACTTGGCAGAACACTGTCTTACGAAATCGTAGAGTGCAAAGTCTTGTAAATATTGAAGTTGATATCCTTGGAAAATATATTGAAAACTTGCTTTTTAATGGTGCTAGACGTAGTAATGGTGCAAGCACACATAATTTGGAGTCCTTTTTAAATGATTGA
- a CDS encoding TrmH family RNA methyltransferase — protein MIDEFYNLKDKNLIKDNYCIAETEKVVCKALRSKHKVEKIIATKEFYDRNKELIDDKCDQVFIRTKEELQNITGIKLHHGILAKVRTTGLQNIKELGDRIIIFNGVTSPENVGTMTRAAMAFGFDSIIYDAKSASPYLRRCIRVSMGNAFEARVAKSLNLVNDISLLQELGYTVIATANEEGAISIQDFKYPQKTCLIIGNEGNGMDREVIDACDKKLFIPITNYVAHLNAASAASIFLYHSIF, from the coding sequence ATGATTGATGAATTCTATAATCTTAAAGATAAGAATTTAATTAAAGATAACTACTGTATTGCAGAAACTGAAAAAGTTGTTTGCAAAGCACTTAGATCAAAACACAAAGTTGAAAAAATTATTGCAACTAAAGAATTTTATGATCGTAATAAAGAGCTTATTGATGATAAGTGCGATCAAGTCTTTATAAGAACAAAAGAAGAACTTCAAAATATAACGGGTATTAAATTACATCACGGAATTCTTGCAAAAGTTAGAACAACTGGACTTCAAAATATAAAAGAGCTTGGTGATCGTATCATTATATTTAACGGTGTTACATCACCAGAAAATGTCGGCACAATGACTCGTGCAGCGATGGCCTTTGGCTTTGATAGTATTATTTATGATGCTAAAAGCGCATCGCCTTATTTAAGACGTTGCATAAGAGTATCAATGGGTAATGCTTTTGAAGCGCGTGTTGCGAAATCACTTAATCTTGTTAACGATATCTCACTGCTTCAAGAACTAGGGTATACAGTTATTGCCACGGCGAATGAAGAAGGTGCAATTTCAATTCAAGATTTTAAATATCCGCAAAAAACATGTCTAATTATTGGTAATGAGGGAAATGGAATGGATCGTGAAGTTATTGATGCTTGCGATAAAAAACTTTTTATTCCTATCACAAACTATGTTGCACATTTAAATGCAGCAAGTGCTGCTTCAATTTTTCTTTATCATTCTATCTTTTAA
- a CDS encoding PdxA family dehydrogenase: MIYVTAGHEKGIGLEVFLKAYSLLSSAQQEQFHLFVGEEFTKELPSSLSYTAVKAPYSHNALELACNKCGPNDILVTMPTTKDELFFNGKNVSGHTEYFRKRYNNENIVMFFKSYEANVLLITDHIPLKEVPTKINSDLIHKKINICVDNYTKYFGNLNEIIISGINPHAGEGGILGDEEKEVTNAIKGLTVKQKVSGPLPADGLFINDCFAHDKLFVYMYHDQGLAPFKTMFKSKGANITLGLPFLRLSVDHGTAFDLYGKDCANYMGCYYVLKLALKV, from the coding sequence ATGATCTATGTAACAGCTGGACATGAGAAGGGAATTGGCCTTGAGGTTTTCTTAAAAGCCTACTCTCTTCTATCATCGGCACAACAAGAACAATTTCATCTCTTTGTTGGTGAAGAATTTACAAAAGAGCTCCCTTCATCTCTTAGCTATACAGCTGTAAAGGCTCCCTATTCTCACAATGCTTTAGAACTTGCATGTAATAAATGTGGGCCAAACGATATATTAGTGACAATGCCAACCACAAAGGATGAATTATTCTTTAATGGTAAAAATGTATCAGGCCATACAGAGTACTTTAGAAAGAGATATAATAACGAGAATATCGTTATGTTCTTTAAATCATATGAGGCAAACGTCTTACTTATTACAGATCATATACCTCTTAAAGAAGTTCCTACCAAAATAAATTCTGATCTTATTCACAAAAAAATCAATATCTGCGTTGATAACTACACAAAATACTTCGGCAATTTAAATGAAATTATCATAAGTGGTATCAACCCACATGCCGGTGAAGGTGGTATACTCGGTGATGAGGAAAAAGAAGTCACAAATGCCATCAAAGGCTTAACAGTTAAACAGAAAGTCAGTGGTCCACTACCTGCTGATGGACTTTTTATTAATGACTGCTTTGCTCATGATAAATTATTTGTGTATATGTATCACGACCAAGGACTTGCACCATTTAAAACAATGTTCAAATCAAAAGGTGCAAATATCACACTAGGCTTACCATTTCTAAGACTTAGTGTTGACCATGGCACGGCCTTCGATCTTTATGGAAAAGATTGTGCTAACTATATGGGCTGTTACTACGTATTAAAACTTGCCCTAAAGGTATAG
- the ribH gene encoding 6,7-dimethyl-8-ribityllumazine synthase — translation MPRNLEGNLNASGKKFAIVAGRFNELITSKLLGGAIDCIKRHDGDVEDMDIAWVPGAFEIPLVAQKLAASKKYDAVITLGAVIRGSTPHFDFVSNEVAKGISKVSLDTNVPVTFGVLTVDTIEQAIERAGTKAGNKGWEAAMSAIEMATLLGSIE, via the coding sequence ATGCCTAGAAATTTAGAAGGTAACTTAAATGCATCAGGGAAAAAATTTGCTATTGTTGCTGGCCGTTTTAACGAGCTAATTACAAGTAAGTTATTAGGTGGTGCAATTGATTGTATTAAAAGACACGACGGAGATGTTGAAGATATGGATATTGCTTGGGTTCCAGGCGCATTCGAAATCCCACTTGTAGCACAAAAGTTAGCGGCTTCTAAAAAGTATGACGCTGTTATTACTCTTGGTGCTGTTATTCGTGGATCAACTCCACACTTTGATTTTGTTTCAAATGAAGTTGCAAAAGGTATCTCAAAAGTTTCACTTGATACTAATGTACCAGTAACTTTTGGTGTTCTTACTGTCGATACAATTGAGCAAGCAATTGAAAGAGCAGGAACGAAGGCCGGTAATAAGGGTTGGGAAGCAGCGATGTCTGCAATTGAGATGGCCACTTTACTTGGATCAATTGAATAA
- a CDS encoding peptidylprolyl isomerase codes for MFGKIILGLLITLGAQAAPKKIVAEVNGEKITKEELDQAYLLNKYVVSEDPVTMKRVLTDLINKKLGLEKAKKAKLQNDPDVKRKMNEVLFNAQVSKDLEDEFKKIKVTDKDVKKFYEEYPEYRTAHILLRVRVAPSQNEIEAAQKKIFEIHSEVTKEPTKFAELANKYSQAPNAHTGGDLGYQPAFFMAPEYFAAIKGQKDGYITRPVRTQLGYHVVKVLGVKKFDEINMGVYKKFVYDRKRDKIIANYFENLRKKAKIKILDEKLK; via the coding sequence ATGTTCGGTAAAATCATTCTTGGTTTACTAATCACTTTAGGAGCTCAAGCTGCCCCTAAAAAGATCGTTGCAGAAGTTAATGGCGAAAAGATAACAAAAGAAGAGCTTGATCAAGCGTATCTTCTTAATAAATATGTTGTCTCTGAAGACCCAGTAACAATGAAGCGTGTACTAACTGATCTTATCAATAAGAAACTAGGTTTAGAAAAAGCAAAAAAAGCAAAGCTTCAAAATGATCCAGACGTTAAAAGAAAAATGAATGAAGTTTTATTTAACGCACAAGTTTCTAAAGATCTTGAAGATGAATTTAAGAAAATTAAAGTGACAGATAAGGATGTTAAAAAATTCTATGAAGAATATCCTGAATATCGTACTGCTCATATTCTTCTAAGAGTTCGCGTTGCCCCATCTCAAAATGAGATTGAAGCAGCACAAAAGAAAATTTTTGAAATTCATTCAGAGGTTACAAAAGAGCCAACTAAATTTGCTGAATTAGCTAATAAGTATTCTCAAGCGCCAAATGCTCATACAGGTGGTGACCTTGGGTACCAACCAGCATTCTTTATGGCACCTGAATACTTTGCAGCAATTAAAGGCCAAAAAGATGGATACATTACACGCCCTGTTAGAACTCAACTTGGTTACCATGTTGTAAAGGTTCTAGGAGTTAAGAAATTTGATGAGATCAATATGGGTGTTTATAAAAAGTTTGTTTACGATAGAAAGAGAGATAAAATCATTGCTAATTATTTCGAGAACTTACGTAAAAAAGCAAAAATTAAAATTTTAGACGAAAAACTAAAGTAA
- the ribD gene encoding bifunctional diaminohydroxyphosphoribosylaminopyrimidine deaminase/5-amino-6-(5-phosphoribosylamino)uracil reductase RibD, whose translation MEKQDSRDIAYMRMALDLAKKGEGQTSPNPMVGAIIVKDGIILGKGWHKKAGLPHAEPEAISDVRDYHKAELKGATIYVTLEPCCHTKKRTPPCTNAILKHGFSRVVVACLDPNPEVAGNGIKILESAGIECKVGVLEKEARELNEVFFKSMTKRLPYIHLKLAQTLDGKLSTITGDSKWITDENARKMVHAYRKKYDAVMVGRKTLNNDDPSLNIRFGLDESGKIPFRIVMGSISKMDPLSKIFNDEYTHKTIIITTGADYQGAADDVVKFFTDKKIRIVFAKSDENEVVIEDAFAQLKAIGVHSILVEGGGMLASSILKKKLADKMTIFVAPKILGDGIGYYDEKLDSMADALNFNNVAVKNIGSQAMFEIDPRS comes from the coding sequence ATGGAAAAGCAGGATTCTCGAGATATTGCATATATGCGTATGGCACTTGATTTGGCCAAGAAGGGTGAGGGGCAAACGTCACCAAACCCAATGGTTGGAGCAATTATTGTAAAAGATGGAATTATCTTAGGTAAGGGTTGGCATAAAAAAGCAGGCCTACCTCATGCTGAGCCAGAAGCAATCTCAGATGTCCGCGACTATCATAAGGCAGAGCTAAAAGGAGCAACGATCTATGTTACCTTAGAGCCATGTTGTCATACAAAGAAAAGAACACCTCCTTGCACAAACGCAATTTTAAAACACGGCTTTTCAAGAGTCGTTGTGGCCTGCCTTGATCCTAATCCTGAAGTCGCAGGAAATGGAATTAAGATTCTCGAGTCAGCAGGTATTGAGTGTAAAGTTGGAGTACTTGAAAAAGAGGCCCGTGAACTTAATGAAGTTTTCTTTAAGTCTATGACTAAAAGGCTACCTTATATTCACCTTAAACTTGCTCAAACATTAGATGGAAAGTTATCAACAATTACAGGTGATTCGAAGTGGATAACAGATGAAAATGCACGCAAGATGGTTCACGCTTATCGTAAGAAATATGATGCAGTCATGGTTGGCCGAAAAACTCTAAATAATGATGACCCGAGTTTAAATATTCGTTTTGGCCTAGATGAAAGCGGTAAAATCCCTTTTCGAATTGTGATGGGCTCAATTTCTAAAATGGATCCATTATCCAAGATCTTCAATGACGAATATACACATAAGACAATAATTATAACTACGGGAGCCGATTACCAAGGCGCGGCGGATGATGTAGTTAAATTCTTTACTGATAAAAAGATTAGAATAGTCTTTGCTAAAAGTGATGAGAATGAAGTTGTCATTGAAGATGCCTTTGCCCAGTTAAAAGCAATTGGTGTTCATTCAATTTTAGTCGAAGGTGGAGGGATGCTTGCTTCCTCAATCTTAAAGAAAAAGCTTGCAGATAAGATGACAATCTTTGTTGCACCAAAAATTCTTGGAGATGGAATCGGTTATTATGATGAAAAATTAGATTCAATGGCCGACGCTTTAAACTTTAATAATGTAGCAGTTAAAAATATTGGTTCTCAAGCAATGTTTGAGATCGACCCGAGGTCATAG
- a CDS encoding peptidylprolyl isomerase: protein MRLFLLLALTFSTLNINAKLLDKIAAVVDDHIITKSMIDRVKKSLPIRQNISPFIYKQENFTDKEIAELFIRKFIIRSTLAEQGYVISDATVEKEIKRKEQRLGLSRADLIAFLKKNNTNFDEFFELNKEAIEFNHFNSVVIIPLISVSEQEIKNEFFKQNVNNKTVSYRYTLVDFSIDPSIVPKSKYAHFRKSMQSFQKGGPLPNEYGSIETSTLGDITADGLTEKLQRLLNKTQEGEFTQPIEMMGATHIFYVKTRDVVESSLYQQSKPQIRAKIYERKAKEVTKMWFEREKSNHYVKTY, encoded by the coding sequence ATGAGGCTTTTTTTATTACTGGCCCTTACTTTTTCAACATTAAATATCAATGCAAAACTTCTTGATAAAATAGCGGCCGTTGTTGATGATCATATCATTACAAAATCAATGATCGATCGAGTTAAAAAATCACTCCCTATTCGTCAAAACATTTCTCCTTTTATCTACAAACAAGAAAATTTCACAGATAAAGAAATTGCTGAGTTATTTATAAGAAAATTCATCATCCGCTCTACACTTGCTGAGCAAGGATATGTAATTTCAGACGCTACAGTTGAGAAAGAAATTAAAAGAAAAGAACAACGCCTTGGCCTTAGTCGTGCAGATCTAATTGCATTCTTAAAAAAGAATAATACAAATTTTGACGAATTCTTTGAACTTAACAAAGAAGCGATTGAATTTAATCATTTTAATTCAGTTGTTATTATTCCTCTCATCTCTGTAAGTGAACAAGAGATAAAGAATGAATTCTTTAAGCAAAATGTAAATAATAAGACTGTTTCATATCGTTATACACTTGTGGACTTCTCAATTGACCCTTCAATTGTACCAAAGAGTAAGTATGCGCATTTTAGAAAGTCGATGCAATCATTCCAAAAAGGTGGACCACTTCCAAATGAGTATGGTTCGATCGAAACATCAACTCTTGGAGACATTACAGCTGATGGCCTAACAGAGAAGCTGCAACGTCTTTTAAATAAAACACAAGAAGGTGAATTCACTCAGCCAATTGAAATGATGGGTGCTACACATATCTTCTACGTAAAAACACGTGATGTTGTTGAATCATCACTTTATCAACAATCAAAGCCACAAATCCGTGCCAAAATCTATGAGAGAAAAGCAAAGGAAGTTACAAAAATGTGGTTTGAAAGAGAAAAATCGAATCACTACGTTAAAACATACTAA
- the uvrA gene encoding excinuclease ABC subunit UvrA, with amino-acid sequence MKDEIKIVKARVHNLKDVTIDIPKNKLTVITGPSGSGKSSLAFDTVYAEGQRRYIESLSSYARQFLGQQQAPDVESITGLSPAIAIDQKTTNKNPRSTVGTITEVYDYMRVLYARVGDLYDPNNGEKVISYTPGQITRDLMELPEKTKLHITVEITDETKKELEQQMAKYLSMGFSRFIVNDEIMLLDSSEIKSLKATDEILVVIDRILVKPDIEKRLTDSVELGLKLGMGIIHVMIDDEFHTYSEINMSHVTGEVFPDLEPRLFSFNSPVGACPKCNGLGESKEFVLSELIFDDSLPVLKGAIPLLTKKNNFLYKMVECMLKEEGFDIKQPLSKMPKKIFKILSEGTDKVYTYKFKSENSNFEFSKPFPGLINWLNKKYKESTSERVRVELEKSMKVQKCSECEGKRLNTIALSTKIAEKNIIELCDIPLSETYDFFKKLKLEGIKEKIGAKLLTEITSRLKFLNDVGLDYLTLNRSARTLSGGESQRIRLATQIGSALSGVLYVLDEPSIGLHQRDNVRLIQTLKELRDLGNTVLVVEHDEDTMKASDYIIDMGPGAGLHGGEVVAHATSKAFLKKKSLTADYLNHKQTIPIPQERRKLTKHIKLKGAQHNNLKKIDVNFPLGGLVCVSGVSGSGKSTLIHEVLIPAVKSHLSRANRSIYEKANYKSITGLDEIKTVIELDQSPIGRTPHSNPATYSGLFDDVRKLFAATNESQIRGYKPGRFSFNVKGGRCEECEGNGVQKIEMHFLPDVYVTCNECNGRRYNNETLSVLYKGKSVADILEMTIEEGYEFFKNHRRLGRILKTMNDVGLGYMTLGQPATTLSGGEAQRLKLARELAKSTKGHTLYVLDEPTTGLHFEDINVLLKAINNLVDSNNSVIIIEHNLDVLKVADELIDLGPEGGHRGGSIVATGTPEEVAKCKESHTGSFLKGILK; translated from the coding sequence ATGAAAGATGAAATTAAAATTGTAAAAGCACGTGTTCATAATTTGAAAGACGTAACGATTGATATTCCAAAGAACAAATTAACAGTTATCACTGGGCCATCTGGATCTGGTAAAAGCTCACTTGCTTTTGACACTGTCTATGCTGAAGGACAACGTCGATATATCGAATCTCTCTCATCTTATGCAAGGCAATTCTTAGGTCAGCAACAAGCTCCAGATGTAGAGTCAATAACAGGGCTATCTCCAGCAATTGCAATTGATCAAAAAACAACTAATAAGAATCCGCGCTCAACTGTTGGAACAATAACTGAAGTCTATGACTATATGAGAGTTCTCTATGCAAGAGTTGGAGATCTCTACGACCCAAATAATGGAGAAAAAGTTATAAGCTATACTCCAGGTCAAATCACTCGAGATTTAATGGAGTTACCTGAAAAAACCAAACTTCATATTACGGTAGAAATAACTGATGAAACAAAGAAAGAATTAGAGCAACAAATGGCCAAATATCTTTCGATGGGATTTTCACGATTTATAGTAAATGATGAAATCATGCTACTTGATAGTAGCGAAATAAAGTCACTCAAGGCCACCGATGAAATTCTTGTTGTAATTGATCGAATCCTTGTTAAACCCGACATCGAAAAGCGTCTAACAGACTCTGTTGAACTTGGCCTAAAATTAGGGATGGGGATCATCCACGTTATGATTGATGATGAATTTCACACATACTCAGAAATCAATATGTCTCATGTTACAGGTGAAGTCTTTCCTGATTTAGAACCAAGACTCTTTTCATTTAATTCCCCAGTAGGAGCATGTCCAAAGTGTAATGGACTAGGAGAATCAAAAGAGTTTGTCTTAAGCGAGTTAATCTTTGATGACTCCCTACCTGTTCTAAAAGGGGCCATTCCCCTACTGACAAAGAAGAATAACTTTCTCTATAAAATGGTCGAGTGCATGCTAAAAGAAGAAGGCTTCGATATTAAACAGCCTCTTTCAAAAATGCCAAAGAAGATATTTAAGATATTATCAGAGGGAACAGATAAGGTTTATACTTACAAGTTTAAGTCTGAGAATTCAAACTTTGAATTTTCAAAGCCATTTCCTGGACTAATAAATTGGCTCAATAAGAAATACAAAGAATCCACATCTGAAAGAGTACGCGTTGAGCTCGAAAAGAGTATGAAAGTTCAAAAATGTTCAGAGTGTGAAGGAAAGCGTCTTAATACAATAGCCCTTAGTACGAAAATTGCTGAAAAAAACATTATAGAATTATGTGATATTCCCCTCAGTGAAACATACGACTTCTTTAAAAAACTTAAGCTTGAAGGTATCAAAGAAAAGATTGGGGCAAAGTTATTAACTGAAATCACTTCTCGACTAAAGTTCTTAAATGACGTTGGACTTGATTATCTAACCCTTAACCGTTCAGCTAGAACCCTAAGCGGTGGGGAATCACAACGTATTCGTCTTGCCACACAAATTGGTTCGGCACTATCAGGTGTTCTCTATGTTCTCGACGAGCCAAGTATCGGACTCCATCAAAGAGATAACGTTCGTTTAATACAGACCTTAAAAGAATTAAGAGATCTCGGAAATACAGTACTTGTTGTAGAACACGATGAAGACACAATGAAGGCAAGTGATTATATAATTGATATGGGTCCAGGTGCCGGTTTACATGGTGGAGAAGTTGTTGCCCATGCCACATCAAAAGCATTTCTAAAAAAGAAATCACTTACTGCTGATTATTTAAATCACAAGCAAACGATACCGATCCCACAAGAAAGAAGAAAATTAACAAAACATATCAAATTGAAAGGTGCTCAACATAATAATCTTAAAAAGATTGATGTGAACTTCCCACTAGGAGGGCTAGTTTGTGTTAGCGGTGTTTCAGGCTCAGGTAAATCAACTCTAATTCACGAAGTTTTAATACCAGCAGTAAAAAGCCACCTATCAAGAGCAAATCGTTCAATCTATGAAAAGGCAAATTACAAATCAATCACAGGCCTTGATGAAATTAAAACTGTTATTGAATTAGATCAGTCGCCAATCGGAAGAACTCCACATTCTAACCCAGCAACTTACTCTGGACTATTTGATGATGTAAGAAAGTTATTTGCGGCAACTAATGAGTCACAAATTAGAGGATATAAACCAGGGCGCTTTAGCTTTAATGTTAAAGGTGGACGCTGTGAAGAATGTGAAGGTAATGGTGTGCAAAAAATTGAAATGCACTTCCTACCAGATGTCTATGTAACTTGTAATGAATGTAATGGACGACGTTATAATAACGAAACACTTTCAGTTTTATATAAAGGTAAATCAGTAGCTGACATCTTAGAAATGACAATTGAAGAAGGATATGAGTTTTTTAAAAACCATAGACGACTGGGACGAATCCTAAAAACAATGAATGATGTAGGCCTAGGTTATATGACTCTTGGACAGCCCGCAACTACCCTTTCCGGTGGTGAGGCCCAAAGACTAAAGCTTGCAAGAGAATTAGCAAAGTCAACAAAAGGTCATACATTATATGTATTAGATGAACCAACCACAGGACTACATTTCGAAGATATTAATGTTCTTTTAAAGGCCATTAACAATCTTGTTGATAGCAATAACTCCGTTATTATTATTGAACACAATCTTGACGTACTTAAGGTTGCAGATGAACTTATAGACCTTGGCCCAGAAGGTGGCCACAGAGGTGGATCAATTGTCGCCACAGGTACTCCAGAGGAAGTTGCAAAGTGTAAAGAGTCACATACCGGAAGCTTTCTTAAGGGGATCTTAAAATGA